Proteins from one Bartonella sp. HY328 genomic window:
- the dapF gene encoding diaminopimelate epimerase, translating to MPELTKMNGLGNKILVADMRGQNKHIIPAAAIELASHDQTSFDQIMAIYNSRLTNTDYYIEIWNSDGSKAKACGNGTRCVVEWLYNKNGQSHFILETDGGIVEANRLDNGLVSVNMGKARLNWQDIPTQHAVDDTNHVAIGTGPLQDASLVSMGNPHAIYIVDKDVWDYPLGELGPIIEHDAFFPERVNISIVEITSPTSFNMRTFERGAGLTLACGTGACAASVAANRRGLIGKRAVATLPGGDLELFWQDDGNVIMTGPTQYEFSGHFDPISGHFIKDETNLKIERVNA from the coding sequence ATGCCCGAGCTTACCAAAATGAACGGTCTTGGTAATAAGATTCTTGTTGCTGACATGCGCGGCCAAAACAAGCATATCATTCCTGCTGCTGCGATAGAGCTTGCCAGCCATGATCAAACATCCTTTGATCAAATTATGGCAATTTATAATAGCCGGCTTACAAATACAGATTATTATATTGAAATATGGAATAGCGATGGTTCAAAGGCTAAAGCTTGCGGCAATGGCACACGCTGCGTTGTCGAGTGGCTTTACAATAAAAATGGGCAAAGCCATTTTATCCTTGAAACCGATGGTGGCATTGTAGAGGCAAACCGGCTCGATAATGGGCTTGTTTCGGTTAATATGGGTAAAGCTCGTTTAAACTGGCAAGATATTCCAACCCAACATGCGGTTGATGATACCAATCATGTCGCAATTGGTACTGGCCCTTTGCAGGATGCATCACTCGTTTCTATGGGCAATCCCCATGCGATCTATATTGTTGATAAGGATGTTTGGGATTATCCTTTGGGGGAATTAGGACCCATTATTGAGCATGATGCGTTTTTTCCAGAACGGGTTAATATTTCAATTGTTGAGATTACCTCGCCAACATCATTTAATATGCGCACATTTGAGCGCGGTGCAGGTCTAACCCTTGCTTGTGGTACTGGGGCTTGTGCAGCAAGCGTTGCGGCTAATCGCCGTGGACTTATCGGTAAGCGTGCAGTAGCCACCCTACCTGGTGGTGATTTAGAATTATTTTGGCAAGATGATGGCAATGTCATCATGACTGGGCCAACCCAATATGAGTTTTCCGGACATTTTGATCCAATTTCGGGTCACTTTATCAAGGATGAAACAAATTTGAAGATTGAAAGAGTTAATGCCTGA